TGAGAACACAAACAAACCGCGGCTCTGCTGGGTGAGAAGCCGGTGGGGTCGTCGTGTTTGCGACGATGTTCGGCAAAAGCGTTTGTTTCGACGGCGAAATATCGAGATATCGGTTCATTGTCGGCCTGAACCAGGCCGAAACGTGATAGATGAGATCGGCGCGATCTGCGATGCGCTGCAACAACCGTCTGTAGGTTCGCTTGTAAAGAAGGACCTTCTGGTCGGCTTCGCCGCGCACCGATACCAGCATCCGCAGCTCATAGCCGCAATTGTCGACGAGCCAGAGCGCCGCAATGCCTTCAAAGGCGAACTTGTGGGCATGGACCGTGGATGGGCGAAGTTTCTCCGTTTCCAGAAAGCGCAGAACCCTTCGTGCGACAGCACGCATGCAGTGCGCCAGCAGCATGCCCATGGGCGGGGCGAAATACCGGTAAGCAATCAGCCGGACGCCGTTTTGCGTCCCGCAGTCAATGAATCTGACTTTGCGCGGGTCTGAGGTTCTGAAGAGCGAGACAACAAGATGGTCGGCTTCGGGGATGCCTTCAACAAGGCGTTTGACGGCGGTTGTCGTCGGGCCTCTATGCGGGCTCGGGTAGTCCGCGCTCAGGTGCAGGATAAGTGGCCGCTCAACGTTTTGGGGGACGCTGCGATCTGAGAATGAAGTCCGGTTTTCAATTCGGGTTCCAGCTCTTGAAGCTCGGTTGGGCAAGCAGGCGCGACGCCTGAACCTGTTTATACACCTCTTGCGCCTCGGTGTTATTGTTCCAGCGTCCCTGGCTCTGGTCCT
This genomic interval from Labrenzia sp. VG12 contains the following:
- a CDS encoding glycosyltransferase family 4 protein; this encodes MPGAYWRTTWTISCRARNGDVCIEPRYSRMDEPWCATTGSSGARKSTTKPVTNPSRRQAIKRTRARDAGTITPRRKRCINRFRRRACLPNRASRAGTRIENRTSFSDRSVPQNVERPLILHLSADYPSPHRGPTTTAVKRLVEGIPEADHLVVSLFRTSDPRKVRFIDCGTQNGVRLIAYRYFAPPMGMLLAHCMRAVARRVLRFLETEKLRPSTVHAHKFAFEGIAALWLVDNCGYELRMLVSVRGEADQKVLLYKRTYRRLLQRIADRADLIYHVSAWFRPTMNRYLDISPSKQTLLPNIVANTTTPPASHPAEPRFVCVLNLDIRKRKGLRDVLVAYAEFQKTHPNIGLDIIGHGRPESVDDVTRQVRDLDLEQNVRLIGRLSGEELFVRLPSYLALVLPSFNETFGMVYVEALFAGIPILYGRGTGIDGYLEDLLVGVAVTPGKTSEILQALGELSGNNTAYREAISNARGILFERFAQVNILNRYRADLLDSHAHSTQAAQTP